The following coding sequences lie in one Phalacrocorax carbo chromosome 3, bPhaCar2.1, whole genome shotgun sequence genomic window:
- the ZC3H12D gene encoding probable ribonuclease ZC3H12D, with protein sequence MPAKMALASSLSSKPVPPRSRSVSTEGVEVHQSKLDFFCKLGYGKQDICKVLENLGQEALEDDVLKELIRMGSKPQALESQAQPSPLKLVARGSCSASSGSKWLGEDESDSSDHLRPIVIDGSNVAMSHGNKEVFSCWGIQLAVNWFRERGHTYIKVFVPLWRKEPPRQDSPIADQHILEELEKQSILVYTPSRKVKGKRVVCYDDRYIVKVAYEKDGVIVSNDHYRDLQNENPEWKWFIEQRLLMYSFVSNRFMPPDDPLGRHGPTLNNFLSKQPVLPEPKWQPCPYGKKCTYGNKCKFYHPERPHQAQLSVADELRAKINVPLSLGKEEAQRNRSPYKTGGEPALPATCMEMLREASSCAGASCNPGWSRESCRELPSSAWAGGPGADRGLDQRLLQPEPLRDRTLLEMSALSISDDTYGYNQSIHTSQDKEVTINPHDCGDLRHSPYLFHHPHRSDHTCLPGRPFQQTLLPPARHGMRPDHSWPQERCGMHGVGQRSCYVPDRAQHQQVLETQHGVLPQPTAFPPDPLHLYSEHQLQQQHRFPSRPPRQPFLLDSSKGLGFFQKSHAYPSGPYGDYWLTPTAGPPSAQQANIQRELCSLFPYSEVNHIMALYPDIKDIASLTLLIQRHRNL encoded by the exons ATGCCCGCTAAGATGGCACTGGCCAGTTCACTTTCTAGCAAGCCAGTGCCACCGCGCTCCAGAAGTGTTTCTACAGAAGGGGTGGAAGTTCACCAGAGCAAGCTGGATTTTTTCTGCAAGCTGGGCTATGGTAAGCAGGACATCTGCAAAGTGCTGGAGAACCTGGGCCAAGAGGCCCTGGAGGATGATGTGCTGAAAGAGCTGATTCGGATGGGGAGCAAACCTCAAGCTCTGGAGAGCCAGGCTCAGCCTTCCCCGCTAAAGCTTGTTGCCCGCGGCTCATGTAGCGCTTCATCGGGGTCGAAGTGGCTTGGAGAAGATGAAAGCGATTCTTCCGATCATTTGAGACCCATTGTGATTGATGGCAGCAATGTTGCAATGAG tcaTGGAAACAAAGAGGTATTCTCTTGCTGGGGGATCCAGCTGGCAGTGAACTGGTTTCGAGAAAGGGGGCACACGTACATCAAGGTTTTTGTCCCGCTCTGGAGAAAGGAGCCCCCTCGACAAGACAGTCCAATTGCAG ATCAGCACATCCTTGAAGAGCTTGAAAAGCAATCGATCCTTGTGTACACCCCATCCCGGAAGGTGAAAGGCAAGAGGGTAGTTTGCTACGATGATCGCTATATAGTGAAAGTTGCCTATGAGAAAGATGGAGTCATTGTTTCCAATGACCATTACCGGGATCTCCAGAATGAAAACCCCGAATGGAAATGGTTTATTGAGCAGCGACTACTCATGTACTCTTTTGTCAGTAACAG gttTATGCCTCCTGATGATCCGTTAGGTCGGCACGGACCCACTCTTAATAACTTCCTCAGCAAACAGCCAGTGCTTCCTGAACCAAAGTGGCAGCCTTGCCCCTATG GTAAAAAATGCACCTATGGcaataaatgcaaattttacCACCCAGAGAGACCACATCAAGCTCAGCTCTCGGTCGCTGATGAGCTCAGGGCCAAAATAAATGTCCCGTTAAGCCTGGGGAAAGAGGAGGCGCAGCGTAACCGCTCACCGTACAAGACTGGAGGAGAGCCTGCACTGCCTGCCACCTGCATGGAAATGCTGCGAGAAGCCAGCAGCTGCGCAGGGGCTTCCTGCAACCCAGGGTGGTCCCGGGAGAGCTGTCGTGAGCTGCCATCCAGCGCCTGGGCTGGTGGCCCTGGCGCTGACCGGGGGCTGGACCAGCGGTTGCTACAGCCAGAGCCCCTGCGAGACCGGACGCTCCTGGAGATGTCAGCACTGTCCATCAGTGATGACACGTATGGTTACAATCAGTCCATACATACCTCTCAGGACAAAGAGGTGACGATCAACCCTCATGACTGCGGTGACCTCAGGCACAGCCCATACTTGTTTCATCATCCCCACAGGTCAGACCACACCTGCCTACCAGGACGCCCTTTCCAGCAAACACTGCTCCCTCCTGCGCGCCATGGGATGCGCCCAGACCACAGCTGGCCTCAGGAACGCTGTGGCATGCACGGCGTGGGTCAGAGGAGCTGCTACGTTCCTGACCGCGCTCAGCACCAACAGGTCCTGGAGACTCAGCATGGTGTTTTGCCACAGCCCACAGCTTTTCCCCCTGACCCGCTTCATTTGTACAGCGAgcatcagctgcagcagcagcaccgtTTCCCCAGCCGGCCCCCACGGCAGCCCTTTCTGTTAGACTCCAGCAAAGGGCTGGGCTTCTTCCAGAAATCCCATGCTTACCCCAGTGGTCCTTATGGTGACTACTGGCTCACCCCAACTGCAGGGCCACCTTCTGCCCAGCAAGCAAACATACAGAGGGAGCTGTGCTCCCTCTTCCCTTACAGCGAGGTGAACCACATCATGGCTTTGTACCCTGATATCAAGGATATTGCTAGCTTGACTTTACTGATTCAAAGACACAGAAACTTGTGA